GTCTTGGAGATACTTCACTATTTGCAAGTTCTTCTAATATTTTGAGGTTAGTAAAAAATAATCATGCTGAAATAATTACCAAAACCATACCTGGTATTTCCTCTATTTCAGCAGCAGCAGCTTTGAATGATTTTGATTTGGTAAAAAAAGGCGAGACATTGATCATCAAAGAATGCCCTTCTTCAGAATCTGAATTAACAACCCTACTTAGGGGAAGTAAGGCCAATAAAACGGTATTGGCCATTATGAAAGTTGGCAAAAGATGGAATTTAGTCAAGGAAATTTTGAAAAAAGAGGATATCATGAATACAACATTAATAGCTTTAAGTGTTGGGATGCCTGATCAAATTATTCAATATGCATCACAATATAAAAAGGAATTTATGCCTTATTTTTCTTTAATTTTGATAAGGTTCGATTAATGTATAAAAAAGAAAAATTAGTTGAAAATCAATTTACATGGCCAATATGTAAAAAACTATTA
The Prochlorococcus marinus XMU1405 genome window above contains:
- the cobI gene encoding precorrin-2 C(20)-methyltransferase; protein product: MIIKKFLSFLNPYKTDLPTFTIVGVGPGDPSLLTIAAVEAIKKAKVIVFPISDDNKKSFAAEIVKKYTKFKKNIPIIFPMARKDFDPDEIWSNAVEKIVKFIQNGESVVLLCLGDTSLFASSSNILRLVKNNHAEIITKTIPGISSISAAAALNDFDLVKKGETLIIKECPSSESELTTLLRGSKANKTVLAIMKVGKRWNLVKEILKKEDIMNTTLIALSVGMPDQIIQYASQYKKEFMPYFSLILIRFD